The stretch of DNA CCGTTCACGACGGCGCGCACGCGCTGGATGTTGGGGTCGAAGCGGCGCTTCGTGATCTTGCGGGACCACGGCCGGTTGTTGCCGAAGCCCGGCTTCTTGGCGCAGATGTCGCAGACGGCAGCCACCGTGAACTCCTGAAAAATCGTGTGTCTAGGTCTCGTGTCGCCTCGCGCTCCGAGTGCAGGACACCCGGATC from Nocardioides sp. BP30 encodes:
- the rpmB gene encoding 50S ribosomal protein L28, which translates into the protein MAAVCDICAKKPGFGNNRPWSRKITKRRFDPNIQRVRAVVNGTAKRLNVCTGCLKAGKVSR